In Bdellovibrio svalbardensis, the sequence GAGTTTACTCATCTCATCCACCAGCTTCGCACAATCCACGTCCGTTTCATCCAGCTCAAAATTAAGTTTGCGCGAACAAGCAGCCGCCGAAACCCGCGTTGAAGGCCAAACACAAAAAAATGCCAGTGATGCTCAATTAGACGCAACGACCGCAAGTGGAATGCTCAGTCTTAAAGACCCACGTCCTGAAGTCATCACTCGGACTTGGCAATACTTCGCAGGACTAACAGCTCAAAGCTTCACTCCGCGTGGCATCGTCAGCACCGATTCTGTTGGCAATTTTGACCTGAGCGAGAATGGCTCAACCTTCATGCCTGGACTCGCGGCGGGATTCCTCAGCCCCGAAATGAAAACTAAAGCCCTTCTATGGAGAGTCGGTTTGCGCGGCAATGCTGCGTTCTCATCTCAAGAGGCTGCCGTAAGGTTTCCGACTGGCTATACCGTCAGTGACGCTCGCTTGAACTCCACTTTGTTCGCTTTCGGACCGACAGTAAGTCTTCAATGGGATCGCTTGCAATGGCTCGCCCTCACATTCACACCACAGTATGGAACGGTTAACTATACGCAAACCTCAGCCAATGAGTTTGCCCATTTCTCGAAACAAACCGGTTATATGAGCTTGAACTTTGGCTTGGATTTTCAATTTTCAAAACAATGGTCCATATTCACAGAGTATTCACAACGCAGCTTGCGCGACTCTTACCAAGAGCTGGCGCTTCAACGAGACAACTTCGGGTTAGGAACTAAAGTCACATGGTAAAAAGTTTTCTTTTCCTACTTAGCACAACTGTTTTGAATTTCAGCTGGGCCGCAACAGAGCCGAGCCCACAACCAGCTCCCTTGGCGACGGCCACGGGTAAAGATATTACCTTGACCCAAAAACTGGTGGCAGAGCTTGCTTTGAGCCAAGGTTACAGAACAAAAGAAGTAAATCTTCAGTATCAAACTTTCCGTTTGAATGTTGCGCAAACTATGTCCGCTTATGATTGGATTGTGACAGCAGAGACTGGCTATCAGTACGAAAAACCGGCGGGCTTGCTCAGCAGCGGAACCTCTCAGTTGGACAATAAATACCAACAGTACAAAACGTCCATTGCCCTCAATAAGCCATTTACAACGGGAACTTTGTTGGGAGTACAGATAAACCGTTTGTCGCAACAGGCGGATCTTGATCCTGTTATCACAAATCCTCCACCGACAAATCAAACCACTGACAGTGTCGGTATTATTCTTGAGCAGTCCCTTTGGCAGAACTTTTTTGGAACTGCCGATCGTGCCACTGTGAACTCCGCAAACTACACTTACACTGCTCAGGAAATTCTTCGCGCCAATGATCTTGAAGACGTTGTCCTTGAGGCCATCCGCCAATATTGGACCACGTTCGCGGCCCAAGAGAACTTTAAAGAGGCGATCGTTTCCAGAGACCGCTACAAGAAACTTGTTGACGCTGTTAAACGTAAAACCTCATTGGGCTACTCTAATCCTGGTGACTTGCCTCAGGCTCAGGCTGAATTTGAGACTCGTGAACAAGCTGTAAAAACGGCTTCGACTTCATACCTCAATAACCTCACAACTTTAATTACCTTGCTGAACTTGGATCCGGCAGCCAACATCAAGTTTGAGGCCACGACTTTGCTTCCCAATGTTCCAAAACTTCCGGCAAAAAATATTGAGGACCTTCGCACGATCCGCTCTCAGAAATTGAAAGTGGCGGCGGCAAACGAAAACTTGGATGCTTCAAAATCAAAAAGTCATCCAACCTTGAATTTAGTTGGCCAGGCGGTCTCTGAAGGCTGGGGCGAAGGCTCACAGGATTCCTATTCTCAAGTGGTCTCTAGCAATCGCCCGAAATACTATATCGGTTTGAAGTTCAAATATAATTTTGGATCCGACGTTCAAAACGAAGATATCATCAACAAAAAGATCAACAAAGATCTTGAGGAAACACGCTTGAGCTTGAGTACTTTGAATGCTCAAGACCTTCAAAATCAGGCTGAGCGCCGTGTTCAGGAAACCTATGCCTTGGCATTGAGCGCAGAAAAGCAAAAAACCTTCCGCGAGAAAGCAGCGCAAGAACTCAACCGGTCCTACTCTCAAGGAAGAACTGATATTTCAATTTTGATCACTGCAATGAACAATTTCGTAACAGCCGAAGTTCAATTTATCCAAGCCGTGGGCAACTACCACATCGCTTTGAATGAATGGGCAGCAACTCGCGACGAACTGATTCCTGACGCTCCAAAGTCAGAAGCTCAATAGTCGGAAGAATAAATGAGGACAGTAATGAAGAAACTAATACTTGCGATCACAATTCTGGGACTTGCTTCTTGTGCCTACGACAAAGATAAATCTGGGTCGTCACCACAAACCAAAAAAGTGAACGAACAAAACGCTCAGATTCAAGACGATTTCAGACCCGTTGCTGGCTACTACAGTGGAACTTTGCACAGAGCCAACGGTGACGAAAAAGTGGATCTCAACCTGGATATCCTTGGCTACAAAGATGGCACCAATCCAGACGGCACAGATCGCATTCGCTTTAAACAAAGTGCGGCCTACATGAAGGTCAACCCCGTGGGAAAGCCCTTGGTGAATTTCTCTGTGACTTATGTCCCTGAAACAGGCGATCTGACTTTGCTAAATCTGGATGCCGCTTCAAACATCGACGATGTTCACACCATCAAAGCAAAAATCCTAAATGGTCGCATCACGGGCCTCGTCAAGTCTTCAACTCGTGATATCGGCACCCTGGATTTACGTCTTTCTGCCAATGAGAACGCCAATCCCGGCAATGGCGCGCAAGAAGAGTACAATGAACGCCTTCGTCGTCAATATGCCGAGCTTGTGGGCTCTTACATTGGTTGCGTAACTCCGGCAGAAGGAGGCAGTGTCACTGCGGCTTATACGGTGCAAATGAATCTTTCATTGTACGAAGATGGCAGCGATGCCAACACAACTCATCCACGCTTGGCTGGCAATTTCCATCGTGACTACGACAAATTA encodes:
- a CDS encoding TolC family protein — protein: MVKSFLFLLSTTVLNFSWAATEPSPQPAPLATATGKDITLTQKLVAELALSQGYRTKEVNLQYQTFRLNVAQTMSAYDWIVTAETGYQYEKPAGLLSSGTSQLDNKYQQYKTSIALNKPFTTGTLLGVQINRLSQQADLDPVITNPPPTNQTTDSVGIILEQSLWQNFFGTADRATVNSANYTYTAQEILRANDLEDVVLEAIRQYWTTFAAQENFKEAIVSRDRYKKLVDAVKRKTSLGYSNPGDLPQAQAEFETREQAVKTASTSYLNNLTTLITLLNLDPAANIKFEATTLLPNVPKLPAKNIEDLRTIRSQKLKVAAANENLDASKSKSHPTLNLVGQAVSEGWGEGSQDSYSQVVSSNRPKYYIGLKFKYNFGSDVQNEDIINKKINKDLEETRLSLSTLNAQDLQNQAERRVQETYALALSAEKQKTFREKAAQELNRSYSQGRTDISILITAMNNFVTAEVQFIQAVGNYHIALNEWAATRDELIPDAPKSEAQ